In the genome of Dehalococcoidales bacterium, the window CATGGAGAAATAAGTCAATAACTGTGCAATTTATGATTTAGAGGAGGTCAAAAATGTTACAAGAATTGACCATCGAATATAATATGGCTAATTGGCGAGAAGCAATGGCTTCGTTAGAATCAAGCAATAAATACCCACATGATTTAGTATATTCATTTAATGTTACTTCTGCTTCAGAAGAATGGTTATTCCAGAACTCTGAAGCTCTTGCGGCTGTGCAGAGGGGGCTTAATGATGCGGCAGAGGGGCGTGTGTCAAGGGTTAACTTGAAAAATCTATAGGTTTAAAAGTATTGTTCGAGCTAGAATGGACACAAGAAGCTAAACAGACTTATCAAATACTCAAATGTGATGCATCACAAAAGAAACGCTACAAAGCCGTTAGAAAAACAATAAAGTTCCTCGCAAAAAATCCTCGACATAACAGTTTGCAAACCCACGAATACTCAAGTCTGGAAGGTCCAAACGGAGAGAAGGTGTTCGAGGCATACGCAGAACAAAAAACACCAGCAGCCTACAGGGTGTTTTGGTATTATGGGCCTGCTAGGGGAAGAATCACAATTCTAGCTATTACTCCTCACCCATAGGTGTAGAAAATAGGCCATCAATCTACTCGATAATGATATCCAGGCTGTTCAATAGCGTCAGCACCTCCGGGTAAGAAAACCGCGTCTTTTTCAGTGTGCAGCTCCTGGTATCTATGGCGTAGTTCCTCGCGTTTTTGAAATTCGCCCCGGAGAGGTTAGTCTTGATAAACCGGCTTTTCTCGAAGTCCGTATTGTGAAAGTCGCCGTTGCTCAGGTCCGCCTCCGTGAAATCGGCGTCCTTCACCTCGCAGTCGGTCATCTTTATCTTGGGTATTTTCATCAGCCGGAAGTTGGAGTAGTTCAGCTGGCTGTTTTTAAATGATATTTCCCGGAACATCTGCGCCAGCGTCCAGTCTATGCCTATCGTTTTGCAGTTGGTAAAAGTCACGCCGTCCAGGCGGCAGCCCATCGGGGTGACGGCGCTCAGGGTGCAGTCGTTGAACTTGCACCCGGCGAACCGGCAGTCCACCAGCTTGATGTTGATCAAGCTGCACCCGTCGAAGATGCACTCTTCATAGGAGATGGCCTTGACCGTCTCCTCTGCCAGCGCCAGCCCGGTAAAGCTTTGCTTGTAGTAGGTCTCCTCCGTGAAGCTCATGCTTGACATTATATCGCCAAAGCAAAGTATTTTCTATTACGCCGGTCGTCAAAAAGGGAAATATCTGTGCTCTTCCCGTTTTTCCCCTCTCTCGGCTTCAGGCTGGCCGCGGTCGATTCCCCCCCGGTCGAGATAATGGTCTTGCGGGTTTGCTGGTTAATCCGTATCCTTAAATAGCCGCCGTATTTAAGAGGACCGCCGCGCCCTCTTTGTTATTTATCGGAATACTGTTGTGCGGACATGCCCTGATAACTTAAAATACTGTAAATAACGCCGGGAGAGTTGTGGGGAGGATAGCACTGAAAACCAGCTATTGAAGATGAATTAGTATTTTATAGAAGGAGAGAAGAAAATGACGCAAAAAGGACTGGACGCAAAGGTAGCCGCGCTGGAGAAAGAGTTGACCCGGCTCAAGGATATCGAGGCCATCAGGAAGCTGGAACACGCTTACAGCTATTACCTGGTGATGTGGCTGCCGGATGAAATCATCGCTCTGTTTTCTGAAAGGGACGATACCACCCTGGAATGGCCGGAGGGCACGTTCTTCGGTAAGGACGGACTGCAAAGGTTCTTCGGCCGGATTAATACCGGCAAGGACCCGGAGTTCATGCACCAGATGATGCACCTCACGGACGTCATTGATATCAGCGAGGACGGACTGACCGGCCAGGGGCGCTGGTGGGGCTTCGGCGCGATGGCCCTGGTCGCCCCGGGAGGGGGCATCATGCAGGCCCTCGCCTGCGGCATCTACGAAAATGAGTTCATTAAAGAGGACGGTATCTGGAAGCTCTGGAAAATAAAGTGGGTGCCGGTCTATTCCGCCACCCCGGCCACCGGCTGGGTCAAGCCGGAGAGAATCGCCAAGCCCCAGCCCCCCCGCGAAGGTGAAGAGGGCAACGTCGGTGACTGGTGGCAGCCGGATAAACCCGCCAAGGGTATACCCTACAGCTACCCCTCCGGCTATATTTTGCCCTTCCACTTCAAGCACCCGGTAACGGGCAAAAATACCGCGGAAGAAAAGAGGAATCGGAAAGTAAAGGGAGCCAAGAAGTAACTTTTATCCCACTAGCTGCAAATCACTAATTACCAACTACTCAGCACCCCCGCTCTTTTTCCCCGCCCCGGGGAGAAGGGGTGGGGGTTGGTTGTTCTCACACCCTCATCCCCAGCATCATCTTCAGCCGCAGCTTAATCATTCCCCACCCGCCCGCCTTGCCGGACATTATTTTCAGGAAGGCGGCGTCTTTGTTTTTGGGGGGCACCAGCGGCGTAGCTTTTTTTACCAGCCTGGTAGCGCCGGACGCGCAGGTGGTGACGCAGTTGCCGCAGCCTATGCAGCGGTTTAAATCCACTGCCGCCGCGCCGTTCACTATTGTGCGCGCTTCCAGCTGGCAGCGTTGGACGCAGGCGCCGCAGGCTTGACAGAGGGCGGTATCCACGCTTACGTAGTAGTTGGAGGCGTACATATCGGCGGGGCGGGGGGATTTCTTGACCGCGGAGAGCAGGCCGCAGCAGTCCCCGCAGCAGCAGCAGATGGCCTCCGGTCGCTGTGAGTTTTCCGGCTGGAGAATGAAACCCGCCTGCTGCGCTCTTTCCAGTATCTGCAAAGCTTCCTCTTTGCCCACGTACCGCGCGATGCCCATTTCCACGTACTGCCGGGCGTGGTCGGAGCCTATCTGGAGGCAGGTCTCGCGGATATCGGAATGTTGGCAGGGCTCCCCCTGGATGTCCTTGGTCTGGCGGCAAACGCAGTTGGCCACGGCGTAAGGCCCCGGCGCGTCGTCCAGCAGGCGGCGTACGTCGTCGTAGGTGGTCACGGCGTGCTTTTCCGCGATGGGGATGCTTTTCTCCACCGGGATGGTGCGGAGCTGGGGGATGGAACGCGCCCCGGTCATTTCCGCGGCGGCGAAAGCCTCGACGTGGTACTGATGGAAGGTGTCCGCCATCTCCCTGGTCAGCCGGTCCACCTGGAAGTCCACGATGCCCCCGGCCGTGACGCCGGCGTTTTTGTAATGCTTTTCCCTCAAACCCTGGCTGTAGACCAGGATGGTGCCCTTGCGCGCCATGGTATTCAGGGCTTGTTTCATCTCGTCAAGAGTCATCTTAAGACCCAGTTTTTTTACGCGACGGTGAATGCGGGTGGCTGGCTCCAGCTTGATGGTGGAAAGGCAGGCGCCTATACGCGCTTCCTCCGGGGTAAAAAGCTTCTTCAGTAAAGCTATATCCGCCCCGGAGGGGGTGGCTGGAAAGCCCACCGGGCCTTTATCCAGGTGCTGCTGGAGCGCGCGGAAAATCTGCTCTTCGTTTTCCATTTCGACTTCCTGTTATGAATCGCCGCTTGCTCAATAATGTACTTTTCCCGGCGGCTGTTGTCAAGGAAGCGGTGCAACGCCCATCGTCTCCCCGCCCGTTACAGGAAAGCTGATTTACATGGTATAATACGTCATCGTATGAATGACAATACCGGCGACAAGCCGAAAAAACCCGGGATACTGCCCTGGCTCCGGAAAAGGCTGATCGCTTTAGCCGGATTGTTGGGGGCTGTCGCCATTTTTGCCGCCGTGGGGATTGCTTACCTTAAAAACCCCGATATGTTTGATAAGCTCCAGGGCTATGGCTATTTGGGCGCTTTTGTTATCAGCGTTATCCTCAATGCCACTATTATCATACCGGTCAGCAATATGACGGTGGTGGCGGCGCTGGGCGCAACGTTGCCGATGCCCTGGCTGGTGGGTGTAATCGCCGGTCTCGGGGCGGGTTTCGGGGAGATGACCGGTTACGTGGCCGGCCGCAGCGGTCGCGCCTTGCTCGCCAAGAATAAAATCTATCTACGGTTGGAGGGCTGGGTATGGCGCTGGGGCGGGATTGCGGTGTTCTGCCTTTCCATTCTGCCGCTGGCTTTTGACATCGTGGGGATTATCGCCGGCGCTATGCGCATGCCCATATGGAAATTCTTCACCGCCACCTGGCTGGGCCGGACGATATCGTACGTGGCGGTGGCTTACTTCGGTTCGATGATTTTCAAGTATATACCGTTTTTAGGGAACTAGGCCCGCCGCTTGACTTTCAGGACCAGCAGCGCGCCGACGATGAAGTAGGCGATGCATACCGCCAGCATGATGTCG includes:
- a CDS encoding pentapeptide repeat-containing protein; translation: MSSMSFTEETYYKQSFTGLALAEETVKAISYEECIFDGCSLINIKLVDCRFAGCKFNDCTLSAVTPMGCRLDGVTFTNCKTIGIDWTLAQMFREISFKNSQLNYSNFRLMKIPKIKMTDCEVKDADFTEADLSNGDFHNTDFEKSRFIKTNLSGANFKNARNYAIDTRSCTLKKTRFSYPEVLTLLNSLDIIIE
- a CDS encoding nuclear transport factor 2 family protein, encoding MTQKGLDAKVAALEKELTRLKDIEAIRKLEHAYSYYLVMWLPDEIIALFSERDDTTLEWPEGTFFGKDGLQRFFGRINTGKDPEFMHQMMHLTDVIDISEDGLTGQGRWWGFGAMALVAPGGGIMQALACGIYENEFIKEDGIWKLWKIKWVPVYSATPATGWVKPERIAKPQPPREGEEGNVGDWWQPDKPAKGIPYSYPSGYILPFHFKHPVTGKNTAEEKRNRKVKGAKK
- a CDS encoding 4Fe-4S dicluster domain-containing protein, which codes for MENEEQIFRALQQHLDKGPVGFPATPSGADIALLKKLFTPEEARIGACLSTIKLEPATRIHRRVKKLGLKMTLDEMKQALNTMARKGTILVYSQGLREKHYKNAGVTAGGIVDFQVDRLTREMADTFHQYHVEAFAAAEMTGARSIPQLRTIPVEKSIPIAEKHAVTTYDDVRRLLDDAPGPYAVANCVCRQTKDIQGEPCQHSDIRETCLQIGSDHARQYVEMGIARYVGKEEALQILERAQQAGFILQPENSQRPEAICCCCGDCCGLLSAVKKSPRPADMYASNYYVSVDTALCQACGACVQRCQLEARTIVNGAAAVDLNRCIGCGNCVTTCASGATRLVKKATPLVPPKNKDAAFLKIMSGKAGGWGMIKLRLKMMLGMRV
- a CDS encoding VTT domain-containing protein; its protein translation is MNDNTGDKPKKPGILPWLRKRLIALAGLLGAVAIFAAVGIAYLKNPDMFDKLQGYGYLGAFVISVILNATIIIPVSNMTVVAALGATLPMPWLVGVIAGLGAGFGEMTGYVAGRSGRALLAKNKIYLRLEGWVWRWGGIAVFCLSILPLAFDIVGIIAGAMRMPIWKFFTATWLGRTISYVAVAYFGSMIFKYIPFLGN